A stretch of the Nematostella vectensis chromosome 1, jaNemVect1.1, whole genome shotgun sequence genome encodes the following:
- the LOC5504941 gene encoding uncharacterized protein LOC5504941, translating to MRNNTSYIYQRLICCFLNTCLLLHGACAKQCGPGMQTEYGTYLKGHVMEERPGIGVEGCTSGCLDHADCKSINFDRATHMCELNNASKEDFPEHVTRDHRSLYATNDFHEEPIFEESCAHWLKRYPDLKTRYYWIKTKNKRKKMRVYCDMERFGGGWTLVVTINAKNNDHLQKAENNCADSVTCVTFTETDIPGRKLSDEDIHEIAGNEGVFQVEVPLNSLSIDAVNKNDTVFYKIPSGAQSFDSSCKGDQLDCPRIIVSFVYPYKWESNPCNDITVGYKIYPKEHSVFDTHDNGECGERWFGSRHSGSRITYGLIYAGGTGLSPGNRQGYLWVK from the exons ATGAGAAATAACACAAGTTACATCTATCA GCGCcttatttgctgtttcctaAACACCTGTCTTTTGCTCCACGGAGCATGCGCGAAGCAATGCGGGCCAGGGATGCAGACAGAATATGGGACTTACctgaaaggtcacgtgatggaAGAGCGGCCAGGGATTGGTGTAGAAGGTTGCACTTCCGGTTGCCTTGACCATGCCGACTGCAAAAGCATCAACTTCGACCGGGCGACCCACATGTGTGAGCTGAACAATGCAAGCAAGGAGGACTTCCCGGAGCACGTTACCCGGGATCACAGGTCCCTTTACGCCACTAACGACTTCCATGAAGAGCCGATCTTCGAAGAATCTTGCGCTCATTGGCTGAAACGTTATCCAGACCTGAAGACTAGGTATTACTGGATCAAGACAAAGAACAAACGGAAGAAGATGAGAGTATACTGTGACATGGAAAGATTTG GCGGCGGGTGGACGCTGGTTGTGACTATCAACGCCAAGAACAACGATCATCTTCAGAAAGCTGAGAACAACTGCGCAGACTCCGTCACCTGCGTGACCTTCACCGAGACTGACATCCCGGGCAGGAAGCTCTCTGATGAAGACATCCACGAGATCGCAGGGAACGAAG GTGTTTTCCAAGTAGAAGTACCCTTAAACTCATTGTCTATTGATGCTGTCAACAAGAATGACACTGTCTTCTACAAG ATTCCCAGTGGAGCTCAAAGCTTTGACTCTTCATGCAAGGGAGACCAGCTTGA CTGTCCCCGCATCATAGTTTCGTTTGTCTACCCGTACAAGTGGGAGTCCAATCCGTGCAATGATATTACTGTTGGCTACAAGATATATCCGAAAGAACATAGCG TTTTCGATACTCATGATAACGGTGAATGCGGCGAAAGATGGTTTGGAAGCCGACACTCAG GCAGCCGTATTACTTATGGCTTAATTTACGCCGGGGGTACGGGTTTGTCACCGGGAAACCGCCAAGGCTATCTTtgggtgaagtga